In bacterium, a single window of DNA contains:
- the thyX gene encoding FAD-dependent thymidylate synthase produces the protein MIVSLMHATPPDVVVKAIRMCHDSFDNMDSDLYSLGEKDKDLIRKVILNKGHESVSEHCSFTWEINDISEYAHVHLIRHRIGVSYSVQSTRYTFIKSFLKNDEEIENFIVNTPSEELNKMAVEYLSKIKEFYQRNSDINKDIINQFIPRVYKLNLMATFNIRSLRHFIKLRNTRAAHYEIRKLAEKMLRTLSKTEYAIFFEDLMEENK, from the coding sequence ATGATAGTTTCTTTAATGCATGCAACTCCTCCGGATGTTGTTGTAAAAGCAATCAGAATGTGTCATGATTCTTTTGACAATATGGACAGTGATTTATATTCATTGGGTGAAAAAGATAAAGATCTTATAAGAAAAGTTATATTGAATAAAGGACATGAATCTGTTTCAGAACATTGTTCTTTTACCTGGGAAATAAATGATATTTCCGAATATGCTCATGTTCATTTGATCAGACATAGGATCGGAGTCTCTTATTCAGTTCAGAGCACTAGATATACATTTATAAAATCATTTTTAAAGAATGATGAAGAAATAGAAAATTTTATTGTAAATACGCCATCAGAAGAATTAAATAAAATGGCAGTGGAATATTTATCAAAGATTAAAGAATTTTATCAAAGGAATTCAGATATAAATAAAGATATTATAAATCAATTTATTCCTAGGGTTTATAAATTAAATCTTATGGCAACATTTAATATTAGAAGTCTTAGGCATTTCATTAAATTGAGAAATACAAGGGCAGCACATTATGAAATTAGAAAGTTGGCTGAAAAGATGTTAAGAACTCTATCTAAAACCGAATATGCTATTTTCTTTGAAGATCTAATGGAGGAAAATAAATAA